The Astatotilapia calliptera chromosome 4, fAstCal1.2, whole genome shotgun sequence genome segment GGGTGGGAAAGTTATGGGATTagggctgcttttttttttttcttttgtttgaattATTAAGTAAAAACGTCTGTACTGAGAGTTAATGAGAAGTCAGTGGCttgtaatgttttgtttttattttgtttctctctgtatATCTCTTACTCCTCATAGAATGTGATTGTTAAATGACATGCACCgaaacaaatgttttcatgaactatggagcttctttcaaatattaataaaaatagcatttttttgTTACTTGGCTGTTAAAGCCGTCCCCTTCTCATGTATTGCTTCCACCAAGAAGGTTTAATGTGTGTTGTCCTGTCTGTAAACACGATAGCTCAAAGACTTTCCACAGAGTGTAGAGCGGGGTCGGGTTAACAGTCCATCGAGGTCTTTAAGGTCGACTCAATGATTTATTGGTctaaaattgacaaaaagcctTCTGACTCAGACACTATGATTCTTACAAGTGTGGTGTGTTATCAGCGTAAAAATTTATCGTGTAAACAGCGATGTTTAACTCATTTCTGTCATTGTGAAGAAGTTTAACCACACACTGAATCTCCCAGATGTaaggaaaaaaagtgcaatttcaGCAGAACATCAGAGTTTGTGatgaagaaatgctgctgtagttaATGGAAATGGAAGAGTAGATGGTGAAAAGACTGTTACTTTGTTTAtatattacttaattactttggtgtagtgtGACTGGTCATGGGGGAGGTCTTCTCTACCTGGCTGTTTCTGGCCCCCAAGCCATATAACGACACCCCTGGTATAAGGATTTAAAATGTCAGCTTGACTGCTCCTTCAAGCTCAGTAGATTtagctgaagataaaagtgATAATAATGTTATAAAGagctatttttgttttgctaacTGATAATGGTGTGCAGGAATTCTAAATGTCacatgtgacctctgacctcatttttacttttcacgtctgcctttctttcaagtTGAGCCAAAATGAGTTACAAGTATCACTAACCATTTTTAAGTATCACCACTCAAATGTTTGATCACATATATAAAAAGGGTTTTGAACAGAGAAAAACTTCttaaattatgtttaaaaagaacaaagtaaaCTAAATGCATGTGtacaaaatacaattttaaaagtgAATACTGCTCAGAGAGTGAGTCGCCTCAGTGGAGGTTCGTGCTATTTCTTCATCCTTTTGTATCCTGAATGCAAATCACCATCAGAGCGTGTGCAGCGCTTGTATTTTTGCAAAGGCGTCTGTTATTTCCTGTTACTGCTCGCAGCACCGTTGGCCCGATGGTGTCAGTCTCTCAGTTTGAGCTGTCTGGGACAGGCGTAGTAGTTGTCCTGAAGCTGTCGGATGTTTGGGTTAGCGTACACGGGGAAGTTGACTTCCTCCAGGTGCGAGGGGGCCTCGTGGttattctgggggcctctggggCTCTGGTGCTGCTGCTTCCTGCCCATTTCCTCATAGATTGGAGCATGAGGTTGTGGTTTGCGATGAGACCTTAACTTCACCTACAAcacatgtttgggtttttttttagattgtgaTAGAACAAAAAgtttcagcttttgtttttgtagcttGGATGTGTcgtcttgatttaaaaaaataaaataaaaaatccctcGGGGGGTTTTCAGTCTGAAAATATCAAAATACTCCAGTAATCTCTCCTTTAACGCTCACTCCACCAGTACCTGATCACAgaccttataaataaagtttgttacTTAAAAAGGCAAATGATACTAATTACATTAGAAACTGTTCTGTCCTTGGGTTTTTCACCTTGGCTATTTTGTGCAAAACTGATGGTATTAATAATAACGCAGCAGGAAATGAAGCGTACAGTCATTTGAGGTTGTCTGGGTTGTTGAACACAGATCCTGCTGTGGTTCACCTCTAACTTGGGCTCCTGTCTGCTAATACCTTTTGCACATTTTGAGTAACGATGCTGCAGTCACACATCACACTTTATCAGAAGATTCCctcaaaaaaaaacagatgactGTCAGACCAGGATCATAGCCGACACATTAATCGATAATTAGCCTCGTGTAACTCACTCGTGCAGCTGTAGCCGTTATTTTGATGGAGTTATGCAACCAAACTATCAGAGCACAGTTAAAGCTGCATCTCTGAGGTAACTACTCACACATTTCTGGATGGCCAGCCAGGTGAGGGTCAGCAGAAGAAGCCCTGCTGCTGTGAAGATGGTCCAGAGTAGAGGGGCGTAACCAGGAGAGCAGTGGCACGGCCTCCCTGCAGCACAAACAACAGTTAAATCTCAACAAGCTTGAATCCTGCACTGTGAGGTGGTGTAACCACATACCTGCCACCTCAACCAGCACGAAGGTCTTCTGAGCGCAGAGGATCATCTGATCAGAGCTGTTAGTGTCTCTGTAGCTCAGATCCCACATGTACAGCCCTGTGTCGCTCAGCTCTAAGCGAGAAATGGTCACGTTGACCTTCATGGAGCTCAGGTCTCCACGGAGCACCAGGCGAGCTCTGTGATCCGTGGCGACCGTGACCTCACCGGCCTCAGTCACGGACACCAGGGTTGTCTGGCTCTGGACACCGCGGTGGTACAGGTGGAGGCCCGTCAGGCCTCCGTGGGCCTGCCAAGGGGAGCAGGAGATCACCACAGCCTGACCCTCCGTCAGACGTTTTAAGATCACCTCTGCGTTGGCTGAAGGAGGGAATGATAGACGTTAACTCCACACGGAAATATGTCTCAACATCCCTGAGGATTAACCCTTCTGTCTATCACATGTCCAAACAGCTGGAGAAGGAGCCATCAGATTTTCCACTTTCTTTACATCTCGTTGTGGAGGTTGATTTGTTTCCCCCATCATGAGATCAAATGTTCCTTTTATTCATTACCAAGGTTTATGATTTCAAACCTTCTCTCACAAACTTTTAGTTTaagtctacacacacacacattattattaatatgatTCAAATGTCCGTATTTCTTACCTTcgaacagctgaaagaaaataagaatCCAGGCCGGCCTCGCCTTCATTGTCCGTTCAGTTACAGAAGCTCTGAGATCCACCGCAGCTCAGTCATAATGTGTCTTTCCTCTTTGTTTCACACTCTTGTGAGTCTCTGTGGACAGCCTCACCCTATTTATTGTTCTTCACCTCGAAGCAGGAAGACGACTTCAAAGCGAGAGCAGCTGTTAAAATCCTCCCCTTGGTCTCCGAGCTCCACGCTGAGATTTTCTGACTTGTAAAGGTTGTCACGTGCTGGGTGCACACCCCTCTGAGTAAAAAACTACAGTGAAAATGAATCCTCAACATCCtcaagaagttttttttttttaattagtcaagtaaaaacaaatatagaGTTCTAACATGCGAATCTTCTGACTGCCTCCAACAGTCAGGTTACAACATTATCAACTAAACACagattaaataagaaaactagtttgtttctgtgtgactgtgtgaagtTCCTGCAGTCAGGAGGCCATGCTTGGTGGAGCAGAGTGTGGGAGGTGGTTTTATAGCTTCCTTAACACAGAAAGATCTAACATACGTAAAACAATACAGAACATAAATCTGTGAACGTTACTTACATACTCACAGGAAAATTATCTTCTGGCTTCTCCCTTCAGGGGTCACCTCAGcagccctctgcatgtcccCCTTCActacataagataagataagataacctttattagtcccacacgtgggaaatttgtttcatTCTGAggtcttccttttttcctccttcctggCAGCTTCATCTTCAACATCCAGCTGTCCCTTCTCTGCACATGCCCAAACTATTTCAGCCtcacctctctaactttgtctccaaacctgAGTTGTCCGTGTGATGTACTCATTCCTAATCCTGTCCATTATCATCACTCCCAAttaaaatcttaacatcttcagctcagcctcctgtctttttgtcagtactACTGTCTCAAAACTGTACAtaatagcaggtctcactaccatcttgtaaaccttccctttcagtCTTGCTGCCACCCTTCTGTAACAAAATCATCCCTGACACTCGTCTCCAAGAGTTCCTTTTCATTCTCTTTacccacacacagaaaaataacttaaaacatCATGTACATGGAAATATATATGATGTGATTCATTTAATGAATTTGTTCAGTAAGTTTTTTTCAGTAAGGGCCATTCATTAGAAAGCCTCAGAAATAAAATATCACCtaaaagtgtatgtaaatgaaactaaagcaaagaaagacaaaataggAATTATGTTCTATAGGACCCACACACAGCACCAGAGAACTACCTTATACATAAACAAagaatgtaaataataaatcattagtaaaaaagaaatatgatgcattttatttgaatgCATCATATTTCTCATCTCTGGGTGTAACAGTTGACCTGTATTATATTATTCACTATCAGCTCTGCCTTTGTTAACAATGAAGGTTACTGTGCTACTGGGCCACGTGCGTAAATGCGCTCATCTCTTTTGCTttcgggttttttttgttttgttttgtctctttgttgCACATTGCAATATTCACACATGAACATCTAACAAACATTTCCTCAATCTCTAACATCGTTACTAAATCAGTACAGTGAAATCTGCGCACTGCTCAGATAAAGACAGCgcaaatcagctgatttctgCCCCGTTTCATGACGATCTGAGccaggggcgattttagcccatttttgggctgaagcacccccaaagatttcttacttttttgacaatatttgctgtttttgtgacacattactaaaaatataaaaagcatacagtacgtaacatttcaacaacaaaagtatagctacccccccccccccccccccccccaaaaaaaatggtttgttccagctcgtcTCTCCCCTACTGTGAGACGCAGCGGAGCGGAGGTGTAAGTGCCTGGCTGAAAACAGGACatgttagctgcatttaacctgcagttactctttatatagttgggtaggagtcagaccatgtttctgtttagctGAAAaccattacaccaggtaacctgcagtgttgaaaacgtgttttccgacgatgtttgctaccctacaatccgtcctacTCTGTAGTAGAATCAGTgacatttgaccgtcctgttgctcccgtTGAATTTTATAtagcatatttaaaatgtaaaacttaaaattgtccgtagcctggtgttgttaccactgtcctgtttgaaatggatactaactagctaactgactgaatGCCCATTAACATTATAactcctggtgtgtgtgtgtgtgtgtgtgtgtgtgtgtgtgtgtgtgtgtgtgtgtgtgtgtgtgtgtgtgtgtgtgtacagagagacagccaggttcataatggatataaggaagtttttttcaaaaaaaggagcaacattcaggtaaaagtgtaccTGTGTACCAAATGATCCGTCAATAAaagataatgttggatcagtgtttcaatatttatatcttttattagatgttcatgtggtttggttatttgccttttggttgaaagtacactgaaagaggactttttgttagcgatcttaatagtatttttttcatattaatttaattttttcatctaattgaatacaatctatttgtgtatgattgtcagtccaaagagggagagaggaaagaggggaacatgagaaagtacaaggtcaggaagagccaggtaagaaaacagacagggaacagtgacaggcacaacagaaactgtttaaactgacaaagaaaaaaaaatttactcACACAATCAggaagttgtgttctccctatattaaagctgctatacagaatctgctaaacaaactgggttgaaacattttgaccctctttaacaacattccaacataacattatcattgatttgggagattaaaattaatgatatatttttatgtggttcagccacaactctactaaaacctcagccagtaataggtagGCCAACTTTTGGACCGTCCAGTCGTCTGTATGACTGCCACAGTACAtacatcacatttgcaca includes the following:
- the LOC113020888 gene encoding uncharacterized protein LOC113020888, with the translated sequence MKARPAWILIFFQLFEANAEVILKRLTEGQAVVISCSPWQAHGGLTGLHLYHRGVQSQTTLVSVTEAGEVTVATDHRARLVLRGDLSSMKVNVTISRLELSDTGLYMWDLSYRDTNSSDQMILCAQKTFVLVEVAGRPCHCSPGYAPLLWTIFTAAGLLLLTLTWLAIQKCVKLRSHRKPQPHAPIYEEMGRKQQHQSPRGPQNNHEAPSHLEEVNFPVYANPNIRQLQDNYYACPRQLKLRD